One stretch of Paenibacillus sp. AN1007 DNA includes these proteins:
- the glyS gene encoding glycine--tRNA ligase subunit beta has protein sequence MSKDLLFEIGLEEVPARFIRAAIAQLQERIVKWLDASRIAYGEVQAYATPRRLAILIQNVAEKQEDVEEDVKGPSRKIALDDSGSWSKAALGFARSQGVEPDQFTFKELNGVEYIYAVKSSKGVDTASVIGEGLLSVLHAMTFPKFMRWASYDFKFVRPIRWITALYGTEVIDLEVTGVKAGNVTRGHRFLGNETVVSEPAAYVEALRAQHVIADISEREQMIVSQIQALAAEKNWNIAIKEDLLEEVLFLVETPTVLFGTFDSAFLNIPQEVLITSMREHQRYFPVLNQEGQLLPYFVTVRNGGSDSLDIIAKGNEKVLRARLSDAKFFYEEDQKLEIKDALSKLESIVFQEELGTVGDKVRRIRKIADSLAAKLQVSGDVAESVSRSADICKFDLVTLMVGEFPELQGVMGEDYARKAGEKEQVAKAVFEHYQPRFAGDQSPASLVGAIVSAADKIDTIVGCFSINIIPTGSQDPYALRRQAAGIVQILLDHQLPLTLSDVFGAALEVHAQMNLLKRADTEIRKDLQDFFALRVKKLLSETVRYDVVDAVIASGFDDISAIVPKGEALMRAVLAGDEFKTTVESFNRVGNLAAKASNAAVHPELFTEDGERQLFDAWNQTRGTYRDALSKHNAEEALAIASGWKGAITVFFDSVMVMAEDEAVRANRLALLASIDQDLKGFADFSKLVG, from the coding sequence ATGTCTAAAGATCTATTATTTGAGATTGGTCTGGAAGAAGTGCCTGCACGTTTTATCCGGGCTGCAATTGCACAGCTTCAGGAACGCATCGTGAAATGGCTTGATGCATCCCGTATTGCGTATGGTGAAGTACAGGCTTATGCCACACCCCGCCGTCTAGCCATTCTTATTCAGAACGTAGCGGAAAAGCAGGAAGATGTAGAGGAAGATGTAAAGGGACCTTCCCGCAAAATTGCGCTGGATGACAGCGGAAGCTGGAGCAAAGCAGCTCTTGGATTTGCACGCAGTCAAGGCGTGGAGCCCGATCAGTTTACATTTAAAGAGCTGAACGGTGTTGAATACATCTATGCCGTGAAAAGCAGTAAAGGTGTCGATACAGCATCTGTTATAGGTGAAGGTCTGCTTTCCGTTCTGCATGCTATGACTTTCCCGAAATTTATGCGCTGGGCATCATATGATTTCAAGTTCGTTCGTCCAATTCGCTGGATTACTGCACTGTATGGCACGGAAGTGATCGACCTTGAAGTAACGGGTGTCAAAGCAGGCAATGTAACGCGCGGCCATCGTTTCTTGGGTAATGAAACGGTTGTGTCCGAGCCTGCAGCCTATGTGGAGGCACTTCGTGCGCAGCATGTCATTGCGGATATTTCGGAACGCGAACAGATGATTGTATCCCAGATTCAGGCGCTGGCTGCTGAGAAGAACTGGAATATCGCGATCAAGGAAGATCTGCTGGAAGAGGTATTGTTCTTGGTGGAAACACCGACGGTACTGTTCGGCACCTTTGATTCTGCTTTCCTCAATATTCCTCAAGAGGTTCTGATCACATCCATGCGTGAGCATCAACGCTACTTCCCTGTGTTGAATCAGGAAGGTCAGCTGCTGCCTTACTTTGTTACCGTCCGTAACGGTGGCAGTGATTCCCTTGATATCATCGCCAAAGGGAATGAAAAAGTACTCCGCGCCCGCCTGTCAGATGCAAAATTCTTCTACGAGGAAGATCAGAAACTGGAGATCAAGGATGCCCTGTCCAAGCTCGAAAGCATTGTATTCCAAGAAGAGCTTGGTACGGTTGGAGATAAAGTTCGCCGCATTCGGAAAATCGCTGACAGTCTGGCGGCGAAGCTGCAGGTATCTGGCGATGTGGCTGAATCCGTCAGCCGGTCTGCAGATATCTGCAAGTTTGACCTTGTTACATTGATGGTTGGAGAATTCCCTGAACTTCAAGGAGTGATGGGGGAAGATTACGCTCGAAAAGCAGGAGAAAAAGAACAGGTTGCCAAAGCTGTGTTTGAACATTACCAGCCTCGTTTTGCTGGAGACCAGTCACCCGCATCACTGGTTGGAGCGATCGTCAGCGCGGCAGACAAAATCGATACAATCGTTGGCTGCTTCTCCATCAATATTATCCCTACAGGATCTCAAGACCCTTATGCACTTCGTCGTCAAGCTGCGGGTATTGTACAAATTTTGCTGGATCATCAGCTTCCGCTGACCTTGTCCGATGTATTCGGCGCAGCGCTTGAAGTTCACGCACAGATGAATCTGTTGAAACGTGCTGATACAGAGATTCGTAAAGACCTGCAGGACTTCTTCGCACTTCGTGTGAAAAAATTACTCTCTGAAACGGTCCGATATGATGTTGTTGATGCGGTGATTGCTTCCGGATTTGATGATATCAGTGCAATCGTTCCAAAAGGTGAGGCATTGATGAGAGCTGTGCTGGCAGGGGATGAATTCAAAACAACAGTGGAATCCTTCAACCGTGTAGGAAACCTAGCAGCCAAAGCCTCTAATGCTGCCGTACATCCTGAACTGTTTACAGAAGACGGAGAGCGTCAGCTGTTTGATGCCTGGAATCAAACCCGTGGAACCTATCGTGATGCACTGTCTAAGCATAACGCTGAAGAAGCTTTGGCCATCGCATCCGGATGGAAGGGTGCCATTACTGTTTTCTTTGATTCTGTTATGGTTATGGCTGAAGATGAAGCGGTTCGGGCGAATCGACTTGCGCTGCTTGCATCCATTGATCAGGATCTGAAAGGATTCGCTGATTTCTCCAAATTGGTTGGATAG
- a CDS encoding DUF188 domain-containing protein, translated as MKPGGLGLSELNVRHIVVDGDACPVKTEIANTARLFQIPVLLVSSFDHLLQGGEGIRTVQVDRSDQSADLYIANHIKPYDVVITQDYGLAALALGKRCYVLSFRGREFNDRDIDFMLDSRHTAAKARRRGHYGKGPKPFTEQDREIFQHKLTKLLKDLQENV; from the coding sequence ATGAAACCGGGTGGTTTGGGTTTGAGTGAATTGAATGTACGTCATATCGTTGTTGATGGAGATGCTTGCCCGGTGAAGACGGAGATTGCCAATACGGCGCGCCTCTTTCAAATTCCTGTACTGCTGGTATCGTCTTTTGATCATTTGCTGCAGGGAGGAGAAGGCATACGAACCGTGCAGGTGGATCGCAGTGATCAGAGTGCAGACCTGTACATTGCGAATCATATCAAGCCGTATGATGTCGTCATTACACAGGATTACGGACTTGCTGCGCTTGCGCTTGGCAAACGTTGTTATGTTTTATCGTTCAGAGGTAGAGAATTCAACGATCGGGATATTGATTTTATGCTCGATTCCCGCCACACTGCGGCCAAAGCTCGGCGTAGAGGGCATTATGGGAAAGGCCCAAAACCCTTTACAGAGCAGGATCGAGAAATTTTTCAACATAAACTGACAAAACTTTTGAAAGATTTGCAGGAGAATGTGTAA
- the dnaG gene encoding DNA primase, which yields MSSGQGGIPESIIESVLQQHDIVDTVSRFVHLTKQGKYMKGLCPFHSEKTPSFTVTPEKQIFYCYGCGTGGNAIKFRMEIEGLSFPEAVKTMAEESHISMGDWQGRETAHVNPETARLLEAYELTAKLYHFLLKNTEHGRVAMEYLRSRGIGDKLIDQFQIGYAPNRWDTLVQFLEKRSYPLEEMERGGLLSERSEGHGYVDKFRDRIMFPIHGRSGKPIAFAGRILGDGQPKYLNSPETRLFNKGRVLYNLHQAKNAIRKQRQVILFEGYGDVISAWDQDVQNGVAAMGTALTENQALMIKGMCDEVILCYDGDRAGQAAAMKNFPILEEAGLQVKVALIPEGLDPDDFIRKHGGERFRNQIVDGAVTTTKFKLINLKKNHILLEGGGQIAYSKEAVKLIAPLSSPTEREVYLRELAAEVDVSFETLKQECNEEREAMKNNQDYGDNNTKRWNNGRQQNRQVPTPNLLPAYHAAERKLIAWMLQDDEAAQYVNEHLGEAFNLDDHAAIAAYLYAYYAQGKPPDTSRFMSSLHDDRLEKTVSSISMMDGPGEWSVQVLDDCIREVLKYPRKKEYDLKKEEMIAAERAGDSVRAAQIALEMIALERQ from the coding sequence ATGAGTAGCGGACAAGGCGGTATACCCGAAAGTATTATTGAATCGGTATTGCAGCAGCATGATATCGTCGATACGGTGAGCCGATTTGTGCATCTGACCAAGCAGGGGAAGTATATGAAAGGCCTCTGCCCTTTTCATTCCGAGAAGACGCCTTCGTTCACTGTTACACCTGAGAAACAGATTTTCTACTGCTACGGTTGCGGCACGGGCGGAAACGCCATCAAATTTAGGATGGAAATCGAAGGATTATCCTTTCCCGAGGCTGTCAAAACGATGGCAGAAGAAAGTCATATCTCCATGGGTGACTGGCAGGGGCGTGAAACAGCTCATGTTAATCCGGAGACGGCACGTCTTCTGGAGGCTTATGAGCTTACCGCGAAGCTGTATCATTTTTTGTTGAAAAATACAGAGCATGGCAGGGTTGCCATGGAATATTTACGTTCACGCGGTATTGGGGACAAATTAATTGATCAGTTCCAGATTGGTTATGCACCAAATCGTTGGGACACGCTCGTACAATTTTTGGAGAAGCGCAGCTATCCCCTTGAAGAGATGGAACGGGGAGGGCTTCTATCAGAACGAAGCGAAGGTCACGGATATGTGGATAAGTTCAGAGACCGAATCATGTTTCCAATCCATGGCCGAAGCGGCAAGCCGATAGCATTTGCCGGACGTATATTGGGAGACGGGCAGCCAAAGTATTTGAATTCGCCGGAAACCCGGTTGTTCAATAAAGGCCGTGTTCTTTACAATCTGCACCAGGCTAAAAATGCAATACGCAAACAGAGACAAGTTATTTTGTTTGAAGGATACGGTGATGTGATCTCTGCATGGGATCAGGATGTTCAGAATGGTGTTGCAGCCATGGGAACGGCATTAACGGAGAATCAGGCATTGATGATCAAGGGCATGTGTGATGAGGTCATCCTATGTTATGATGGCGACCGGGCCGGACAAGCTGCAGCAATGAAAAACTTTCCCATTTTGGAGGAAGCCGGATTGCAGGTTAAGGTAGCACTCATTCCAGAGGGACTTGACCCGGATGATTTTATCCGAAAGCACGGTGGCGAACGATTCCGCAACCAAATTGTAGACGGTGCCGTGACAACTACAAAATTTAAGCTTATAAACCTCAAAAAAAACCATATACTGCTAGAAGGCGGCGGACAAATCGCTTATTCCAAAGAAGCCGTGAAATTAATTGCTCCACTGTCTTCACCAACGGAACGCGAAGTATATCTTCGTGAACTTGCGGCGGAAGTCGACGTATCCTTTGAAACATTGAAGCAGGAATGTAATGAGGAACGGGAAGCGATGAAAAATAACCAGGATTATGGGGATAATAACACGAAAAGGTGGAATAATGGTAGGCAACAAAATAGGCAGGTGCCTACACCTAATCTGCTGCCGGCTTACCATGCTGCTGAGCGCAAGCTGATCGCCTGGATGTTACAGGATGATGAAGCAGCCCAGTATGTGAATGAACATCTTGGCGAAGCTTTTAACTTGGATGATCATGCAGCTATTGCTGCTTATCTATATGCCTATTATGCGCAGGGCAAACCGCCGGATACAAGCCGTTTTATGTCTTCCCTGCATGATGACCGTCTTGAAAAGACAGTCAGTTCGATCTCAATGATGGATGGTCCAGGTGAATGGAGTGTCCAGGTACTTGACGATTGCATCAGAGAAGTTTTAAAGTATCCGCGCAAAAAAGAGTATGATTTAAAAAAGGAAGAAATGATTGCTGCAGAGCGGGCAGGTGATTCTGTACGCGCGGCACAAATTGCACTTGAGATGATTGCCCTAGAGAGACAGTGA
- the rpoD gene encoding RNA polymerase sigma factor RpoD, whose amino-acid sequence MANDQHTELETELTLDQVKDQLIESGKKRASLNYKEIIEKLSPFEQDAEQMDEFYEQLSDLGIDVVNENDEEVTLRPSEDSENNGREGDDEFHFDDDLSLPPGIKINDPVRMYLKEIGRVPLLSADDEVQLAKRIENGDEEAKRRLAEANLRLVVSIAKRYVGRGMLFLDLIQEGNMGLIKAVEKFDHKKGYKFSTYATWWIRQAITRAIADQARTIRIPVHMVETINKLIRVSRQLLQELGREPTPEEIAAEMDLSVEKVREITKIAQEPVSLETPIGEEDDSHLGDFIEDQEALAPADAAAYELLKEQLEDVLDTLTEREENVLRLRFGLDDGRTRTLEEVGKVFGVTRERIRQIEAKALRKLRHPSRSKRLKDFLE is encoded by the coding sequence ATGGCGAATGATCAGCATACTGAACTAGAAACAGAATTAACACTGGATCAGGTTAAAGATCAATTGATTGAATCAGGTAAGAAAAGGGCTTCATTGAACTACAAGGAAATTATTGAGAAACTCTCACCGTTTGAGCAGGATGCAGAGCAGATGGATGAGTTTTACGAACAGCTTAGCGACCTCGGGATCGATGTTGTTAATGAAAATGATGAAGAGGTAACCCTTCGTCCTAGCGAGGATTCCGAGAACAATGGTCGAGAGGGAGACGACGAGTTCCACTTCGATGATGATCTAAGCTTGCCTCCTGGTATCAAAATCAATGACCCTGTGCGAATGTACCTCAAGGAGATTGGACGTGTACCTTTGTTATCAGCCGATGACGAAGTGCAGCTCGCCAAACGGATTGAGAACGGGGATGAGGAAGCGAAGCGCCGTCTGGCCGAGGCCAACCTTCGTCTCGTGGTCAGTATTGCGAAGCGTTATGTTGGACGCGGAATGCTGTTCCTTGATCTGATTCAGGAAGGTAATATGGGTCTGATTAAAGCGGTAGAAAAGTTTGACCATAAAAAAGGTTACAAGTTCAGTACGTATGCAACATGGTGGATTCGTCAGGCAATTACACGTGCGATTGCCGACCAGGCACGTACCATTCGTATTCCTGTACACATGGTAGAAACCATTAATAAGCTGATCCGGGTATCCCGTCAGCTGCTGCAGGAACTTGGACGCGAACCAACTCCTGAAGAAATTGCTGCAGAGATGGATCTGAGCGTAGAAAAGGTACGTGAGATTACAAAGATTGCACAGGAACCGGTCTCCTTGGAAACACCAATTGGCGAAGAAGATGATTCCCATCTGGGTGATTTCATCGAGGATCAGGAAGCGCTGGCTCCAGCAGATGCTGCTGCCTATGAACTCTTAAAGGAACAACTCGAAGATGTTCTGGACACCTTGACTGAACGCGAAGAGAATGTACTTCGTTTGCGTTTTGGTCTGGATGACGGACGTACAAGAACACTTGAAGAAGTAGGTAAAGTATTCGGCGTTACGCGTGAACGTATTCGTCAGATCGAAGCCAAAGCTCTTCGTAAATTGCGTCACCCGAGTCGAAGCAAACGACTCAAAGATTTCCTCGAATAA
- a CDS encoding class I SAM-dependent methyltransferase produces the protein MKLSNRLQRIHDQIPEGSRMADIGSDHALLPVAAIRSGKAVSAIAGEVNPGPYDAACKQVSDAGLKTEITVRRGDGLDVISPDEVDVITIAGMGGALIASILDRGISKLKGVQLLILQPNVGEDILRRWLLEHQWVVVAEQLLEEDGKIYEIITAMPQASSPIANEEVYRARPLQGDVELTQDLLLRMGPYLTDRPTEVFFAKWKSEIVKLQGVVQAISRSDQDSSKDKAAEVERLITSLKEVLACLPKVKQ, from the coding sequence ATGAAACTTTCGAATCGATTACAACGAATACATGATCAAATTCCTGAAGGGAGCCGGATGGCGGATATCGGATCGGATCATGCGTTACTGCCTGTCGCTGCCATCCGAAGCGGAAAAGCCGTGAGTGCCATAGCGGGAGAAGTGAACCCGGGTCCATATGATGCAGCTTGCAAACAAGTCAGTGATGCCGGGCTGAAAACGGAAATTACGGTACGTCGTGGGGACGGTCTGGATGTCATCTCCCCGGATGAAGTGGATGTCATTACGATCGCAGGTATGGGCGGTGCGCTGATCGCTTCCATTCTCGACCGGGGAATATCCAAACTTAAAGGGGTGCAGCTGTTGATTCTGCAGCCTAATGTAGGTGAAGATATCCTGAGACGCTGGCTGCTGGAACATCAATGGGTTGTTGTGGCTGAACAGCTTCTGGAAGAAGACGGAAAAATTTATGAGATTATTACCGCGATGCCGCAGGCCAGCAGTCCGATTGCGAACGAAGAGGTATACCGTGCTCGCCCTCTGCAGGGTGACGTAGAATTAACTCAAGATTTACTGCTGCGCATGGGACCGTATTTGACGGACCGTCCAACGGAAGTGTTTTTTGCCAAGTGGAAGAGCGAGATTGTGAAGCTGCAGGGTGTGGTGCAGGCCATCTCCAGATCCGATCAGGATTCTTCCAAAGACAAGGCGGCCGAGGTGGAGCGGCTCATTACAAGTTTGAAGGAGGTTTTGGCATGTTTGCCAAAGGTCAAACAGTAA
- a CDS encoding Nif3-like dinuclear metal center hexameric protein translates to MFAKGQTVIQLMERLAPKHIAVPDDRIGLQLGSLQKEITHVLVALDVTDEVVDEAIRIGANLIIAHHAIIFRPVKSLSTDTPVGKLYEKLIKHDIAVYISHTNLDAAEGGINDWMAEALGIESRESLEEVYTDQLYKLAVFVPRTHHEQVQQAILDAGAGSIGQYNKCSFNIEGTGTFVPGEGTQPFIGSQGQMERVEEVRIETVVPQSLRSRVIQSMLKAHPYEEVAYDLYAMDIKGRTFGLGRLGPLRETKTLGELVEVVKAQFNVPHVRVVGDLNKKIKKAAVLGGSGSRYVLTARFKGADVIVTGDIDYHTAHDALMAGMCIIDPGHNTEKIMKPKTAEWLRAQLAEQRYETQVTASDVDTEVFRFL, encoded by the coding sequence ATGTTTGCCAAAGGTCAAACAGTAATTCAACTGATGGAGCGTCTTGCTCCAAAACATATCGCTGTACCAGACGATCGCATTGGTCTGCAGCTGGGAAGTCTGCAAAAGGAGATTACTCATGTTCTTGTGGCACTCGATGTCACGGATGAGGTTGTGGATGAAGCAATTCGAATCGGAGCCAATCTGATCATTGCCCATCATGCTATTATTTTCCGTCCTGTTAAATCACTCAGCACCGATACGCCTGTGGGCAAATTGTATGAGAAGCTGATCAAACATGATATTGCGGTTTACATCAGCCATACCAATCTCGACGCAGCCGAGGGCGGCATCAATGACTGGATGGCTGAGGCACTCGGTATTGAGAGCAGGGAATCACTGGAAGAAGTGTACACAGATCAACTGTACAAGCTGGCGGTATTTGTGCCAAGAACTCACCATGAGCAGGTCCAGCAGGCGATTCTGGATGCTGGAGCAGGAAGTATCGGTCAGTATAACAAATGCAGCTTCAACATAGAAGGAACAGGCACATTTGTACCAGGCGAGGGTACACAGCCTTTTATTGGATCACAGGGTCAAATGGAACGTGTGGAAGAGGTGCGTATTGAAACGGTCGTACCTCAAAGTTTACGGAGCAGGGTCATCCAGTCCATGCTAAAGGCGCATCCCTATGAAGAAGTGGCATATGATCTTTACGCAATGGACATAAAAGGGCGCACATTTGGCCTGGGACGGCTCGGCCCTCTTCGGGAGACCAAAACCCTTGGGGAGCTGGTGGAGGTCGTGAAGGCCCAATTTAATGTGCCTCATGTGCGAGTAGTCGGTGATCTGAATAAAAAGATCAAAAAAGCAGCCGTGCTGGGCGGTTCAGGCAGCCGATATGTGCTCACTGCACGTTTCAAGGGAGCGGATGTCATTGTAACTGGTGATATTGATTATCACACAGCGCATGATGCCTTAATGGCAGGTATGTGTATTATCGATCCGGGCCATAACACAGAGAAAATCATGAAACCAAAAACAGCAGAGTGGCTGCGTGCCCAGCTTGCGGAACAGCGATATGAGACTCAGGTGACTGCATCCGACGTAGACACTGAAGTGTTCCGTTTTTTGTAA
- a CDS encoding PLP-dependent aminotransferase family protein, with the protein MSTPWSKMAQNTPSSVVRDMLQAAQAPGMISLAGGLPAQSSFPLEAIRAAYEKVFMGGSAALQYAETEGYRPLRVKIAERLESKGLPASPDHMLLTTGSQQSIDLVCRILVDPGDCVLVESPTYLAALQVIQSYQGISHGVACDDHGMLPESLEEQLKLHRPKLVYINPTFSNPTGKVWSRERRQQAVDLCRKYGVLILEDDPYGEIRFNPEQLDAPALAALDAASYEGPSNVIYTSTFSKTVAPGLRTGWILAAPDIIKIAARAKQGADLHSSSIDQRALHALLETFELDAHIRHISQDYEQRMKKLTSLMAAKSWDGITWNSPQGGMFLWLQLPEGMLASNLFTYGIQEKVCIVPGDSFYAGTPELNRMRINFTHTDPELLPEAVERMDRAIQRWHASNHSDPVVTL; encoded by the coding sequence ATGAGTACACCTTGGTCTAAAATGGCACAAAACACCCCGTCCTCTGTCGTTCGCGACATGTTACAGGCCGCGCAGGCACCTGGAATGATTTCACTTGCAGGTGGTCTTCCGGCACAATCATCGTTCCCGCTCGAAGCCATTCGGGCAGCTTACGAAAAAGTATTCATGGGTGGTTCAGCCGCTCTTCAATATGCAGAAACGGAAGGCTATCGCCCGCTGCGCGTTAAAATTGCCGAGCGTTTGGAATCGAAAGGACTTCCTGCTTCACCGGATCATATGCTCTTAACTACAGGCTCACAGCAATCTATCGACTTGGTCTGCCGTATTCTGGTGGACCCGGGCGATTGTGTGCTAGTTGAATCACCTACTTATCTGGCCGCTCTCCAAGTCATTCAATCTTACCAAGGCATCTCTCACGGCGTAGCTTGTGATGATCATGGCATGCTGCCTGAATCGCTGGAAGAGCAGCTCAAGCTCCACCGTCCCAAACTGGTTTACATTAACCCTACATTCTCCAATCCGACGGGAAAAGTATGGTCACGGGAAAGAAGGCAGCAGGCTGTAGACTTATGCCGTAAGTACGGTGTACTTATTCTGGAGGATGATCCTTATGGTGAAATCCGTTTTAACCCGGAACAATTGGATGCCCCTGCCCTTGCAGCACTTGATGCGGCGTCTTATGAAGGACCATCTAATGTAATTTACACCAGTACTTTTTCCAAAACGGTAGCTCCAGGCCTTCGTACAGGCTGGATTTTGGCTGCTCCCGACATTATCAAAATTGCTGCCCGTGCCAAACAAGGCGCAGACCTGCATTCCAGCAGCATTGATCAGCGGGCACTGCACGCTCTGCTTGAAACTTTTGAACTGGATGCCCATATTCGGCACATCTCCCAAGACTATGAGCAGCGCATGAAAAAGTTGACTTCGCTAATGGCTGCCAAGTCCTGGGATGGCATCACATGGAATTCTCCGCAAGGTGGTATGTTCCTGTGGCTGCAGCTGCCTGAAGGCATGCTCGCGAGCAATTTGTTCACATATGGCATTCAGGAGAAAGTATGTATTGTACCTGGAGATTCCTTCTACGCAGGCACGCCGGAGCTTAACCGCATGCGTATTAATTTTACTCATACCGACCCTGAACTTCTCCCTGAAGCCGTAGAGCGCATGGATCGTGCCATTCAGCGCTGGCATGCTTCAAATCATTCAGACCCTGTCGTTACGCTGTAA
- a CDS encoding PLP-dependent aminotransferase family protein, producing MHIELKRGSSTKLYVQIALTIADRIRSGLIEPGTRLPSVRKMTANLGVSLVTVTKAYAELEAVQLIRCSQGKGCYVTGKEPSALTNPMGDEGGVHRKASGDSGAALNWQMTLVDYLPRAQLWRHFDASPQVRYELHMSAIQPELLPTRDIIDSAYHLSSDHTERMAAYGSFQGDWELRQAFASHFAARGLQVTPERMLITSGAQQGIDLVARTFVGPGDVVYMEAPTYTGAIDVFTSRGAKIITVPMDDEGMRIDLLTRLCDTYPPKLIYTIPTYHNPTGVTMSARRRAQLLNIAQSYHCLILEDDPFADLYFREPPPASIKSMDHAGHVVYIKSFSKVLSPGCRVACAAADGSVLTRLVAAKSTADLGSPLLTQKALQTYIQHQYEPYVNELREKLYARLCAASEVLEKHAAKEMHWRLPEGGLNLWLELQGNFDMHELHRQSLAAGVSFLPGSACFVGESDTSSLRICFTVTSEESLRQGLITLCSVFEKFNSHQAGAAADRLPLI from the coding sequence ATGCATATTGAGCTCAAAAGAGGAAGCAGTACCAAATTGTATGTGCAGATTGCTCTGACGATTGCCGACCGCATCCGCTCAGGCTTAATTGAACCGGGGACTCGTCTGCCATCTGTTCGCAAGATGACTGCCAATTTAGGGGTTAGTCTGGTCACCGTGACCAAAGCCTACGCGGAATTGGAGGCTGTTCAGCTTATCCGCTGTTCTCAGGGCAAAGGTTGTTATGTGACCGGAAAGGAGCCTTCTGCCTTGACCAATCCTATGGGGGATGAAGGGGGTGTACACAGGAAAGCCAGCGGCGATTCAGGTGCTGCGCTCAACTGGCAGATGACGCTGGTTGACTACTTGCCCAGAGCACAGCTGTGGCGGCACTTTGACGCTTCCCCTCAAGTGCGTTATGAACTGCATATGTCTGCGATTCAGCCTGAATTACTGCCTACCCGTGATATTATTGACAGCGCCTACCACCTTTCCTCAGATCACACAGAGCGGATGGCAGCTTATGGATCATTCCAAGGCGATTGGGAACTAAGGCAGGCCTTTGCTTCACATTTTGCTGCACGTGGGCTCCAGGTGACACCTGAACGAATGTTAATTACGAGCGGTGCCCAGCAGGGCATTGATCTCGTGGCCCGGACATTTGTTGGTCCTGGTGATGTTGTTTATATGGAGGCTCCAACGTACACGGGGGCTATTGATGTGTTTACGAGCCGCGGGGCCAAAATTATTACTGTGCCTATGGATGACGAAGGGATGCGTATTGATCTGCTCACCCGTCTATGTGATACTTATCCGCCCAAGCTGATCTATACGATCCCTACATATCATAATCCGACAGGTGTAACGATGAGCGCAAGAAGACGGGCCCAACTGCTTAACATCGCACAAAGTTATCACTGTCTCATTCTTGAGGATGATCCATTTGCGGACCTGTACTTTCGGGAGCCGCCGCCAGCTTCCATTAAATCTATGGATCATGCGGGACATGTCGTATACATTAAAAGTTTCAGCAAAGTGCTGTCTCCAGGCTGCCGCGTAGCGTGTGCCGCCGCTGACGGAAGTGTGTTGACGCGGCTTGTGGCCGCTAAATCAACGGCTGACCTCGGAAGCCCGTTATTAACACAGAAGGCGCTGCAGACGTACATTCAGCATCAATATGAACCATATGTGAATGAGCTTCGGGAAAAATTGTATGCGCGGCTGTGTGCTGCTTCCGAGGTTCTGGAAAAGCATGCAGCGAAGGAGATGCACTGGCGTCTTCCAGAAGGGGGACTCAACCTGTGGCTTGAGCTGCAGGGAAACTTCGATATGCACGAGCTTCATCGGCAGTCTCTTGCTGCAGGGGTATCTTTTCTACCTGGTTCAGCCTGTTTTGTGGGAGAGAGTGACACTTCAAGCTTACGAATATGTTTCACCGTGACCAGCGAAGAGTCGTTAAGGCAGGGACTAATCACATTGTGCAGTGTTTTTGAAAAATTTAACTCACATCAGGCAGGGGCAGCGGCGGACAGGCTTCCGCTCATTTAA